In the Oryzias latipes chromosome 23, ASM223467v1 genome, one interval contains:
- the LOC105358672 gene encoding uncharacterized protein LOC105358672, giving the protein MKRTKEFPSFKDFAAFVAMEAEIACNPITSAFALHSTESNAAKQNKRETKTNRANVMSIQSEADIERQRTAKGKEKVPCSFCQDLQHRLHGCPKFIEKTLDERRGFIKEHKLCYGCTKPGHNAKDCRHRHSCDICKGKHPTCLHDENYVRKERVATPEDATPTTTVQTETAATSMSVATGQSNNTSMIVPVWVSTIDGETEKLVYALLDTQSDTTFVDQDVSNALKAKSCPVKLRLTTMVGRDMTVKSQRVSGLRVRGYFSSSYINLPHVYTKDCIPVNRAHIPTNETASKWNHLSKIVDEIPPLQDCEVGLLIGYNCARAMAPRDVIPGGNEEPYAVQTDLGWSIVGCSSPCLDTPNTGRHCFKIIVKELPPVTPADAIRILESDFRDGKEDEKTVSQEDILFLDKLKNSIYKNNQGHYEMSLPFKERPILPDNKQLAVIRLSHLKRKLSRDERYKEQYVNFMEEVIRKGDAVGDPEVKVAQALSTETTEPDCLIDRLSRISCWSRAVCAVARILRRINKDKSIGLSTVKEREHAERLIIKDLQRQTYSEELKLLKKGSQLPLHNKLHRLNAFLDSDGVIKVGGRLREANLPHEVKHPAIIPKGHHITRMIISQAHERVKHQGKGMTINAIRTKGYWISGIGRVVASYLRQCVTCRKLRGSTEEQRMADLPLERVSVSPPFTYCGMDCFGPFYTKQGRNTRKRYGLLFTCFSSRAIHIEMLEDPSTDCFINGLRCFIAIRGMVRQITSDQGSNFLGARNELKEALKEIDGDKLTTFLAENQCDFLMNAPGSSHAGGVWERQIRTVRSILNSTLSLSPGNLNDASLRTFLYEAMSIVNSRPLTVENLNDPNSLEPLTPNHILTLKSTPALPPPGKFVKEDIYARKRWRHVQYLAEQFWSRWRKEYLSNIAIRQCWHTPKRNLQIRDIVMIKDDDLPRTEWRLGRVLETTTDKDGCVRRVKICLGDRKLSKKGERINKQLVLERPVQKLVLLLESD; this is encoded by the coding sequence ATGAAAAGGACCAAAGAGTTTCCCAGCTTCAAAGATTTTGCCGCATTTGTtgcaatggaggcagaaattgCTTGCAATCCGATCACCTCAGCATTTGCCCTCCACAGCACAGAATCTaatgctgcaaaacaaaacaaaagagaaactaaaacaaacagggCAAATGTTATGAGTATTCAATCTGAGGCTGACATTGAAAGGCAGAGGACAGCtaaaggaaaggaaaaggttCCTTGTAGTTTCTGTCAAGATCTACAGCACAGACTACATGGATGTCCCAAGTTCATTGAAAAAACCCTGGATGAGCGAAGAGGATTCATTAAAGAACATAAACTCTGCTATGGCTGTACCAAACCTGGTCATAATGCAAAAGACTGTCGACACAGACATTCATGTGACATTTGTAAGGGTAAACATCCTACGTGTTTGCATGATGAAAACTatgtgaggaaggagagggtAGCAACTCCAGAAGATGCTACCCCAACAACTACTGTTCAAACAGAAACTGCTGCAACTTCAATGTCAGTAGCAACAGGACAGTCCAACAATACATCAATGATTGTGCCTGTATGGGTGTCAACGATTGATGGAGAAACTGAGAAACTGGTTTATGCTCTACTGGACACACAAAGCGACACAACATTTGTCGACCAGGATGTAAGCAACGCTTTAAAGGCAAAGTCCTGTCCAGTAAAGCTGAGATTAACAACTATGGTTGGACGCGACATGACGGTGAAAAGTCAAAGGGTCTCAGGACTTCGTGTGCGAGGCTACTTCTCCTCTTCCTATATCAACCTCCCTCATGTGTATACCAAAGATTGTATACCAGTGAATCGTGCCCATATTCCAACAAATGAAACAGCCAGCAAATGGAATCATCTTTCTAAAATTGTGGATGAAATTCCGCCACTGCAGGATTGTGAAGTTGGTCTTCTAATAGGATACAACTGCGCAAGAGCAATGGCACCAAGAGATGTTATACCAGGAGGAAATGAAGAGCCATATGCGGTTCAAACTGACCTAGGATGGAGCATAGTGGGATGCTCTTCACCCTGCCTCGACACTCCAAATACAGGAagacattgttttaaaattattgtCAAGGAGCTCCCACCAGTCACTCCTGCAGATGCTATTCGAATTCTGGAATCTGACTTCAGAGATGGCAAGGAAGATGAAAAAACAGTGTCCCAGGAAGATATTCTGTTTCTGGATAAACTCAAGAACTCCatttataaaaacaaccaagGTCATTACGAGATGTCGCTTCCCTTTAAGGAGAGACCAATCTTACCAGATAATAAACAGCTTGCTGTCATACGTCTCAGCCATCTCAAGAGGAAGCTGTCAAGAGACGAAAGGTACAAGGAACAGTATGTCAATTTTATGGAAGAGGTCATCAGAAAGGGTGATGCAGTGGGAGACCCAGAAGTGAAAGTAGCTCAGGCTTTAAGCACAGAAACCACAGAGCCTGATTGTCTCATAGATCGGCTTTCAAGGATCTCATGTTGGTCTCGCGCCGTGTGCGCAGTGGCACGTATCCTTCGACGGATAAATAAAGACAAGTCCATTGGTCTCTCAACTGTGAAAGAAAGAGAACATGCAGAGCGTCTCATAATCAAAGACCTACAGAGACAAACATATTCTGAGGAACTGAAGCTACTGAAGAAAGGCTCTCAGCTACCACTTCATAACAAACTACACCGTCTCAATGCCTTCTTGGACAGTGATGGTGTAATTAAGGTGGGAGGACGACTCAGAGAAGCTAATCTTCCTCATGAGGTCAAACACCCTGCAATCATTCCTAAAGGACATCATATCACTAGGATGATTATCTCACAAGCACATGAAAGGGTCAAACATCAAGGTAAAGGCATGACCATTAATGCAATTAGGACAAAGGGTTACTGGATATCAGGAATTGGTCGGGTTGTGGCTTCATATCTTCGTCAATGTGTGACATGTCGCAAACTCCGTGGAAGCACAGAAGAACAAAGGATGGCTGATCTTCCTTTGGAGCGGGTTTCTGTATCTCCACCCTTCACATACTGTGGAATGGACTGCTTCGGACCCTTCTACACAAAACAAGGACGGAACACAAGGAAAAGATATGGCCTTCTCTTCACTTGCTTCTCCTCAAGAGCCATTCACATTGAAATGCTGGAGGATCCGTCAACAGATTGCTTCATAAATGGACTGCGTTGCTTTATTGCCATACGTGGGATGGTGCGTCAAATCACATCTGATCAAGGCAGTAACTTCTTGGGAGCCAGAAATGAGTTGAAGGAAGCTCTCAAAGAAATTGATGGAGACAAACTAACAACCTTTCTAGCTGAAAATCAGTGTGACTTTCTTATGAATGCTCCAGGTTCAAGCCATGCCGGCGGAGTATGGGAACGTCAGATTAGAACGGTTAGGAGTATCCTCAACTcgactctctctctctctcctggAAATCTCAATGACGCTTCACTTCGAACATTCCTTTATGAGGCAATGTCAATAGTTAACAGTCGTCCTCTCACTGTTGAGAACCTCAATGATCCAAACAGTCTGGAGCCACTCACCCCTAACCACATACTTACCTTGAAGTCTACTCCAGCTCTTCCTCCCCCCGGCAAGTTTGTCAAAGAAGACATTTACGCTAGAAAGAGATGGCGTCATGTACAGTACCTAGCAGAACAGTTCTGGAGTCGTTGGCGCAAGGAATATTTGTCCAATATCGCCATCAGACAATGCTGGCACACtccaaaaagaaatctgcagatCAGAGATATAGTGATGATAAAAGATGATGACCTGCCTAGAACTGAGTGGAGGTTGGGTAGAGTTTTAGAAACCACAACAGATAAAGATGGGTGTGTTAGAAGAGTGAAGATATGTTTGGGTGACAGAAAACTTAGCAAGAAGGGTGAACGTATTAACAAGCAGTTAGTGCTTGAACGCCCTGTTCAGAAACTGgttttattgcttgaaagtGACTAA